The following proteins are co-located in the Siansivirga zeaxanthinifaciens CC-SAMT-1 genome:
- a CDS encoding DUF4369 domain-containing protein produces the protein MKNIFYLFLLFSIISCSKKESDLIVKANVKGLKKGTIYLKKIEDTMLVTVDSMVISGNSEIELYSDIESPEVFYLYLDKNSAIKDRITFFADKGVTEITTSVKNFAGDAIIKGSTQQETFSDYQKMITRFNQQNLDLIKETFEAKKAGDSIKVDSIQKMYEKNIKRKYLFTVNFALNNKNSEVAPYLALSEIYNAKINYLDTINNSLSEKVKSSKYGKELQKFIDNIKATEN, from the coding sequence ATGAAAAACATCTTTTACTTATTTTTATTATTTTCAATAATTTCATGTAGCAAAAAGGAAAGCGACCTAATCGTTAAGGCAAATGTAAAGGGATTAAAAAAGGGAACTATTTACCTAAAAAAAATAGAAGACACCATGTTGGTTACTGTTGATTCTATGGTGATATCTGGTAATTCTGAAATTGAATTATATAGTGACATTGAGAGCCCGGAAGTATTTTACTTGTATTTAGACAAAAACAGCGCTATTAAAGATAGAATAACTTTTTTCGCAGACAAAGGGGTTACAGAAATAACTACAAGTGTTAAAAATTTTGCCGGTGATGCAATAATTAAAGGTTCTACCCAGCAAGAAACTTTTAGTGATTATCAAAAAATGATAACCAGATTTAATCAACAAAATTTAGATTTAATTAAAGAAACCTTTGAAGCTAAAAAAGCAGGTGATTCTATAAAAGTGGATAGTATTCAAAAAATGTATGAGAAAAATATAAAAAGAAAATACTTGTTTACTGTAAACTTTGCGCTAAACAATAAAAATAGTGAGGTTGCTCCTTACTTAGCTCTATCTGAAATTTACAATGCTAAAATAAATTATTTAGATACCATAAACAACTCGCTATCCGAGAAGGTAAAATCTTCAAAATACGGTAAAGAATTGCAGAAATTTATTGATAATATTAAGGCTACAGAAAACTAG
- a CDS encoding porin family protein, producing MKYLLLIFIITFAYLPINAQEYIFGIKGGINNNTIGSLYQRPYNNQPGINHQPNKEIGYQIGAYFGVEFGSFFLSPEINYVTLNNNYELPLRKASWSSSKVEIPLLLGFKIVKPLIVYVGPNFNFSRETILEGVQVTSFSDGGPDLVRTTVSFNIGVMYRYKRFGVDLRLEKGSKATQEELLDIIYSSYGTNLADLRSYTPDMIKLSVFIDIFRTDGSSFMDLFKGKDNCGCPY from the coding sequence ATGAAATACTTACTACTTATCTTCATAATAACTTTTGCTTACCTACCCATAAACGCGCAAGAATACATTTTTGGAATTAAAGGCGGCATAAACAACAATACTATTGGCTCACTTTACCAACGACCATACAATAATCAACCAGGAATAAACCACCAGCCCAACAAAGAAATAGGATATCAAATAGGCGCCTACTTTGGAGTTGAATTTGGAAGTTTCTTTTTAAGCCCAGAAATAAACTATGTTACGCTTAATAACAACTACGAACTACCATTAAGAAAAGCAAGCTGGAGTTCATCTAAAGTTGAAATACCCCTGTTACTCGGTTTTAAAATTGTTAAACCTTTAATAGTTTATGTGGGTCCTAACTTCAATTTCTCTAGAGAAACTATTCTTGAAGGTGTTCAAGTGACATCATTTAGCGATGGTGGTCCAGATTTAGTGAGAACTACCGTAAGTTTTAATATAGGTGTTATGTACCGCTATAAAAGATTTGGTGTAGATTTAAGACTAGAAAAAGGTAGCAAAGCCACACAAGAAGAACTTTTAGACATTATTTATAGTTCGTATGGAACTAATTTAGCCGATTTAAGATCGTATACACCCGATATGATTAAATTAAGTGTGTTTATAGATATATTTAGAACAGACGGTAGTAGTTTTATGGACTTGTTTAAGGGAAAAGATAATTGTGGGTGTCCTTACTAA
- a CDS encoding alpha-ketoglutarate-dependent dioxygenase AlkB family protein, which yields MKNAEVLYFKNFFTQNESNAYFDSLLKNINWQQDYITVFGKTHLQPRLTAFYATNSKTYSYSNIIMTPNPFDGAILEIKKTIENQLKTEFTSCLANLYRSGQDSNGWHADDEKELGKNPTIASVTFGEERIFHFKHKYDASKKLKLTLHHGSLLLMKGETQHFWLHQIPKTKKQVTPRINLTFRIIA from the coding sequence ATGAAAAATGCAGAAGTGCTTTATTTCAAAAACTTTTTTACACAAAACGAATCTAATGCGTACTTTGATTCATTATTAAAAAATATAAACTGGCAACAAGATTATATTACTGTATTTGGTAAGACCCATTTACAACCCAGATTAACGGCTTTTTATGCAACAAATTCTAAAACTTACAGCTACAGTAATATAATAATGACTCCAAATCCTTTTGATGGAGCTATTTTAGAAATAAAAAAAACCATTGAAAACCAATTAAAAACAGAATTTACAAGCTGTTTAGCAAATCTTTACAGAAGCGGACAAGATAGTAATGGATGGCATGCCGACGACGAAAAAGAATTAGGAAAAAACCCAACGATTGCCTCTGTTACCTTTGGAGAAGAGCGCATTTTTCATTTTAAACATAAATATGATGCATCTAAAAAATTAAAGCTAACACTACACCATGGAAGTTTACTTTTAATGAAAGGCGAAACGCAACACTTTTGGTTACATCAAATTCCTAAAACTAAAAAACAGGTTACGCCCAGAATTAATTTAACATTTAGAATTATTGCATAA
- a CDS encoding DoxX family protein — MSFIYVLAGLFHFIKPKVYLRIIPNYLPYHKLIVYLSGFIEIILGICVCIPALKNISIVFIILMLLVFLLVHVYMITNKKASAGLPMWLLILRIPIQFILIYWAYSYLSI, encoded by the coding sequence ATGAGTTTTATTTATGTTTTAGCTGGACTATTCCATTTTATAAAACCTAAAGTCTATTTGCGAATCATTCCAAATTATTTACCGTATCATAAATTAATAGTTTATTTGAGTGGTTTCATTGAGATTATATTGGGTATTTGTGTTTGTATCCCTGCCTTGAAAAATATTTCCATCGTTTTTATTATACTCATGTTGTTAGTTTTTTTACTTGTGCATGTTTACATGATTACTAATAAAAAAGCCTCAGCAGGTTTACCTATGTGGTTATTAATTTTAAGAATTCCTATCCAATTTATTTTAATTTACTGGGCTTACTCGTATTTATCAATTTAA
- a CDS encoding M15 family metallopeptidase, with product MKFYSLFLFLFFGNILNAQLPEGFVYAHEIIPDLEVELRYFSTNNFVGKPIEGYHANRLILTKNAAIALKKVQDELEDINLCLKVYDGYRPQTAVNHFIVWARDLNDTIKKSEFYPNVPKRNLFLEEYIATRSGHSKGSTIDLTIIDGNTGKPLDMGSPYDFFGEASWVNYSGITDIQKKNRQLLKSIMAKHGFRNYPKEWWHFTLINEPFPQTFFDFPVK from the coding sequence ATGAAATTTTACAGTCTTTTTTTATTTCTGTTCTTTGGAAATATTTTAAACGCCCAATTACCTGAAGGTTTTGTGTATGCCCATGAAATAATTCCAGATTTAGAAGTAGAATTACGATATTTTTCAACCAATAATTTTGTTGGAAAACCAATTGAAGGCTATCATGCAAACCGACTTATTCTAACAAAAAATGCTGCGATTGCTTTAAAAAAAGTTCAAGACGAATTAGAAGATATCAATCTTTGTTTAAAAGTGTATGATGGTTACCGACCACAAACCGCCGTTAATCACTTTATTGTTTGGGCACGCGATTTAAATGATACTATAAAAAAATCTGAATTTTATCCCAACGTACCCAAACGTAATCTGTTTTTAGAGGAATATATTGCAACACGATCTGGACATAGCAAAGGCAGCACCATCGATTTAACCATTATAGATGGTAATACGGGGAAGCCTTTAGATATGGGCAGTCCTTATGATTTTTTTGGAGAAGCATCCTGGGTTAATTATTCAGGAATTACAGATATACAGAAAAAGAACAGACAGTTACTAAAAAGTATTATGGCAAAGCACGGGTTTAGAAATTACCCAAAAGAGTGGTGGCATTTTACTTTAATAAATGAGCCGTTTCCTCAAACTTTTTTCGATTTTCCAGTTAAATAA
- a CDS encoding sterol desaturase family protein — MNFTNPLVYGIPCFLGLILVELTYSKTHNHKKLYCWKDLTSSLIMGIGSVVLSPLIKTISAIIIFNYLYELCNPIVDGVRMNVLGWQSFGYSWPVWILCQFLDDFTYYWFHRQNHMIRFLWAAHIVHHSSENFNLGTAVRNGWFTILYKPLFYMWLPAIGFPPEMVIVCLGIEALWQFQLHSAYIPKMGIIEKVFNTHTMHQVHHAKNLEYMDKNHGGFLNMFDKIFGTWKELDEDIAIEYGVTKPPDSYNPLIILTHEYKDIWNDMKKSSNPYHKFMYAFGPPGWSHDGSTLTIKQMRAKRNVI, encoded by the coding sequence ATGAATTTTACAAATCCGTTAGTATATGGCATACCTTGTTTTCTAGGACTTATTTTAGTTGAACTTACTTATAGCAAGACCCACAATCATAAAAAACTTTATTGTTGGAAAGATTTAACTTCCAGTTTAATAATGGGTATTGGATCTGTTGTTCTGTCACCGTTAATTAAAACAATTTCAGCAATAATTATTTTTAATTATTTGTACGAATTGTGCAATCCAATAGTCGATGGCGTTCGCATGAATGTTCTGGGGTGGCAATCTTTTGGGTATTCTTGGCCGGTCTGGATTCTTTGTCAGTTTTTAGACGATTTCACCTATTATTGGTTTCACAGACAAAATCATATGATACGCTTTTTATGGGCAGCCCATATTGTGCATCATTCTTCAGAAAATTTTAATCTAGGAACCGCTGTTAGAAATGGTTGGTTTACAATTTTATATAAGCCTTTATTTTATATGTGGCTTCCCGCCATAGGATTTCCACCAGAAATGGTTATTGTATGTCTGGGCATCGAGGCGCTTTGGCAGTTTCAATTACATTCGGCTTATATTCCCAAAATGGGAATTATCGAAAAAGTATTTAATACACATACCATGCATCAAGTTCATCATGCAAAAAATCTGGAATATATGGATAAAAACCATGGTGGTTTTCTAAATATGTTCGATAAAATTTTTGGTACTTGGAAAGAACTGGATGAAGATATAGCTATTGAATACGGTGTTACTAAACCACCAGATTCTTACAACCCGCTAATCATATTAACACATGAATACAAAGATATTTGGAACGATATGAAAAAAAGTTCCAACCCGTATCACAAGTTCATGTATGCTTTTGGTCCCCCAGGATGGAGTCATGATGGAAGTACGCTAACCATCAAACAAATGCGCGCCAAACGCAATGTTATTTAA
- a CDS encoding DEAD/DEAH box helicase — translation MSFKDLQLNKPILRAVAEAGYDNPTLVQEKTIPVVLEGNDVIVSAQTGTGKTAAFALPILQKLFDNQDAPKKGKKIKALIVSPTRELAVQINENFKTYSTYTNLRTTVVFGGTSIEPQIDVLNKGVDILIATPGRLLDLHKQDIINLDYVETLVLDEADLMLDMGFIDDVKKIERLCTREKQILLFSATIPFKVEQLANTILTSPERIEVAANSSTSKNINQVLYYVPKKNKIELCLHLLRNTIKGSILIFRRTKFGVDKLEQTLIKNGYKVESIHGDKSQHLRQEALNKFKNGYVNILIATDVAARGIDINELDAVINFDLPNVPETYVHRIGRTARAGKSGTSYSFCSADEKAYVQAIQQLIQLQLDVINEHPYPLDPKAKPEIHKSKKTGSKHKKGRKSEGSKKKKKRWY, via the coding sequence ATGTCGTTTAAAGACTTACAATTAAACAAGCCTATATTAAGAGCCGTAGCAGAAGCAGGTTACGACAACCCCACTTTGGTACAAGAAAAAACAATCCCTGTTGTTTTAGAAGGTAATGACGTTATTGTATCTGCACAAACAGGTACCGGAAAAACAGCGGCTTTTGCTTTACCTATTTTACAAAAGCTTTTTGATAATCAAGATGCGCCAAAAAAAGGAAAAAAAATAAAAGCTTTAATTGTTAGTCCTACAAGAGAATTAGCAGTGCAAATAAATGAAAATTTTAAAACTTATAGCACATACACTAATTTAAGAACAACTGTGGTTTTTGGAGGCACTTCTATTGAACCTCAAATTGATGTTTTAAATAAAGGTGTCGATATTTTAATTGCTACACCTGGTCGCTTACTCGATTTACACAAACAAGACATTATCAATTTAGATTATGTTGAAACCTTAGTGCTCGATGAAGCCGACTTAATGTTAGACATGGGTTTTATTGACGATGTTAAAAAAATTGAGCGTTTGTGTACCAGAGAAAAACAAATTTTATTGTTTTCGGCAACCATACCGTTTAAAGTTGAACAATTGGCTAATACCATTCTAACATCGCCCGAGCGTATTGAGGTAGCAGCTAATTCTTCAACATCAAAAAACATCAATCAAGTTTTATATTACGTTCCTAAAAAAAATAAAATTGAATTGTGTTTGCATTTACTTAGAAACACTATTAAAGGAAGTATTTTAATATTTAGACGTACAAAATTTGGAGTAGACAAGCTGGAACAAACACTTATAAAAAATGGCTATAAGGTTGAAAGCATCCACGGAGACAAAAGTCAGCATCTAAGACAAGAGGCTTTAAATAAATTTAAAAATGGCTATGTTAATATTTTAATAGCTACAGATGTTGCCGCTCGTGGTATTGATATTAACGAATTGGATGCAGTTATAAATTTCGATTTACCAAACGTACCAGAAACCTATGTTCATAGAATAGGAAGAACTGCCAGAGCAGGTAAGTCTGGTACATCATATTCCTTTTGTTCTGCCGATGAAAAAGCCTATGTACAAGCCATACAACAACTTATTCAATTACAACTCGATGTGATTAACGAGCACCCCTACCCTTTAGATCCTAAAGCAAAACCTGAAATTCATAAATCGAAAAAAACGGGAAGTAAACACAAAAAAGGTAGAAAAAGCGAAGGTTCTAAAAAGAAAAAGAAACGTTGGTACTAA
- a CDS encoding MOSC domain-containing protein has product MQIISTNIAQPTTFNWMGEQITTGIYKKPTKKPIYLSKNGVVGDEVSDKEAHGDAFKACYMFSEDCYPYWKNLYPHLEWDYGMFGENLTVKGFDETKVLVGNIYKLGSALVEITQPREPCFKFGYKFGSQHVLKQFIKRGRPGTYLRVIEAGYVSVGDTFNLIETAKNSLTVSELTELIYAKNKDQNLLSKIEHNEAIPIKKRIDLINYNQ; this is encoded by the coding sequence ATGCAAATTATTTCAACAAATATTGCCCAACCAACAACTTTCAATTGGATGGGCGAACAAATTACTACGGGTATTTATAAAAAACCAACCAAAAAACCCATTTACTTGAGTAAAAATGGAGTTGTTGGAGATGAAGTAAGTGATAAAGAGGCGCATGGAGATGCCTTTAAAGCATGCTATATGTTTTCGGAAGATTGTTATCCGTATTGGAAAAATTTATACCCACATTTAGAATGGGATTATGGCATGTTTGGCGAAAACCTAACTGTAAAAGGGTTTGATGAAACCAAAGTTCTTGTTGGTAATATATACAAATTAGGTTCTGCTTTAGTTGAAATAACCCAACCAAGAGAACCCTGTTTTAAATTCGGATATAAATTTGGGTCTCAGCACGTTTTGAAACAGTTTATTAAACGTGGAAGACCTGGCACTTATTTACGTGTAATTGAAGCGGGTTATGTATCGGTTGGAGATACATTTAATTTAATAGAAACTGCAAAAAATAGTTTAACTGTTTCTGAATTAACAGAATTAATTTATGCTAAAAACAAAGACCAAAATCTTCTTTCTAAAATTGAGCATAATGAGGCCATTCCTATTAAAAAACGCATAGATTTAATCAATTACAATCAATAA
- a CDS encoding FKBP-type peptidyl-prolyl cis-trans isomerase, with the protein MKKLLFIATLILFVSCSKDNADIDYRTQNDEEIQAYLAANNLQAQKTTSGLYYIIDEQGTGAQATFTDRVKVAYKGYLTNGTIFDESQTGLSFPILQNLIPGWAEGISLFKEGGKGKLLIPSHLAYGGKKNGKIPGGSVIIFDIELIYVNYVTENDAQIQSYLSDKNLVAEKSSTGLYYIIDEAGTGAQPTKTDNVTVAYKGTFLNGTVFDQSNTNGISFNLNEVIEGWTEGITYFKEGGSGTLIVPAHLGYGNLDYFTIPGGSVLLFDVNLIKVN; encoded by the coding sequence ATGAAAAAATTACTTTTTATTGCTACACTAATTTTATTTGTATCCTGCAGCAAAGACAATGCTGATATAGATTATAGAACTCAAAACGACGAAGAAATACAAGCTTATTTAGCTGCAAATAATTTACAAGCTCAAAAAACCACTTCTGGATTGTATTATATTATTGACGAGCAAGGTACTGGAGCACAAGCAACATTTACAGACAGAGTAAAAGTTGCTTACAAAGGCTATTTAACAAATGGCACTATATTCGACGAAAGCCAGACCGGATTGTCGTTTCCGATTCTTCAAAATCTTATTCCAGGATGGGCAGAAGGTATTAGCCTTTTTAAAGAAGGCGGCAAAGGAAAACTGCTAATTCCTTCGCATTTGGCTTATGGTGGTAAAAAAAATGGCAAAATACCAGGCGGCTCTGTTATTATTTTCGATATTGAATTAATATATGTAAATTATGTTACCGAAAACGATGCCCAGATACAATCGTATTTAAGCGATAAAAATTTAGTTGCCGAAAAAAGCAGTACAGGTTTATACTATATTATTGATGAAGCTGGCACGGGAGCTCAACCAACAAAAACAGATAACGTAACTGTTGCTTATAAAGGCACTTTTTTAAATGGGACTGTTTTCGACCAGAGCAATACCAATGGTATTTCTTTTAATTTAAATGAAGTTATTGAGGGCTGGACAGAAGGTATTACGTACTTTAAAGAAGGCGGTAGTGGTACACTAATAGTACCCGCACATTTGGGCTACGGCAATTTAGATTATTTTACCATCCCGGGTGGTTCTGTTTTATTATTTGATGTAAACCTTATAAAAGTTAATTAA
- a CDS encoding tRNA dihydrouridine synthase, with the protein MAFTLLSSPLQGFTDFRFRNAFQEYFGGIDTFYSPYIRLNGQFKIKTSYQNDLLLENNTTLEVIPQVITNDADEFLFVAKYVQSLGYKELNWNLGCPYPMVAKSGMGSGLICQPSKIDTILKRAHTETDILVSMKMRMGYENAEEILDVFPILDAYPLKNIAIHARIGKQLYKGPVDLEAFEKCIGATKHKLYYNGDITSVSAFKTFQNLFPSIDHYMIDRGLIADPFLPQMIKNDTTEYPKNRWDIFEEFHNTIYKQYDEYLSGPTPIKMKMLGFWEFFSQSCSNPQKTYKAIKKATNPRKYQATVSEILNNEKKLQN; encoded by the coding sequence ATGGCATTTACCTTACTTTCGTCACCACTTCAAGGCTTTACCGATTTCAGATTTCGCAATGCGTTTCAAGAATATTTTGGAGGGATTGATACGTTTTATTCGCCTTATATTCGTTTAAACGGACAGTTTAAAATAAAAACTTCGTATCAAAACGATTTACTTTTAGAAAACAACACCACCTTAGAGGTGATACCGCAGGTAATTACCAACGATGCCGACGAGTTTTTATTTGTTGCCAAATATGTACAAAGTTTAGGCTATAAAGAATTGAACTGGAATTTAGGCTGTCCTTACCCTATGGTTGCTAAATCTGGCATGGGTTCTGGACTTATTTGTCAGCCTTCAAAAATTGACACCATTCTAAAAAGAGCTCATACCGAAACCGATATTTTAGTTTCTATGAAAATGCGAATGGGTTACGAAAATGCCGAAGAAATACTAGATGTTTTTCCAATTTTAGATGCCTATCCGCTTAAAAACATTGCTATTCATGCCCGAATTGGCAAGCAACTTTACAAAGGCCCGGTAGATTTAGAGGCGTTCGAAAAATGTATAGGAGCCACTAAACACAAACTCTATTACAATGGAGATATTACCAGTGTTTCGGCGTTTAAAACCTTTCAAAATCTATTTCCTAGTATCGACCATTATATGATTGATAGGGGGTTAATTGCCGATCCGTTTTTACCTCAAATGATAAAAAACGACACCACCGAATATCCTAAAAATCGTTGGGACATTTTTGAAGAATTCCATAATACAATTTACAAACAATACGACGAATATCTTTCTGGACCTACGCCAATTAAAATGAAAATGTTAGGTTTTTGGGAATTCTTTTCACAGTCGTGTTCCAATCCGCAAAAAACTTATAAAGCCATAAAAAAAGCTACAAACCCAAGAAAATACCAAGCAACAGTAAGCGAAATTTTAAACAACGAAAAAAAATTACAAAATTAA
- a CDS encoding B12-binding domain-containing radical SAM protein gives MKDLLLITPPFTQLNTPYPATMYLKGFLNTKQISSFQMDLGIEVILELFSKETFKEIFEIAFENKTIISENCHRIFALKDNYLQHLNDVIAFLQGKKPSFARQIFTANFLPQASRFNQLDDLEWAFGTMGMQDKAKHLATLYLEDLSDFIIECIDPNFGFSRYAERLGQSANSFDELYNNLLEEPTYIDSITLNILEEKLHTVKPKLVCFSVPFPGNLYSAFRCAKQIKTNHPDIKIAMGGGFPNTELRSVTDKRVFDFFDFITLDDGELPIELLYKHVCHTERNQNNSTEFKRTFVLENEEVVYKNNSTRPDYKQNEVGTPDYSDLKLEHYISVIEIANPMHSLWSDGRWNKLTMAHGCYWGKCTFCDISLDYIKIYEPVAAKLLVDRMEQLIAQTGETGFHFVDEAAPPSLMKALALEIIKRQLTVTWWTNIRFEKNFTKDLCVLLKASGCIAVSGGLEVASDRLLKLIDKGVTVEQVAQVTRNFTEANMMVHAYLMYGYPTQTVKETIDSLEMVRQLFEIGILQSGFWHQFALTAHSPVGLNPNDYHITPNYKNITFANNDVEFTDQTGIDHNQFSFGLKKSLFNYMHGIGFELPLQEWFDFKIPNTSIHPDYIYNCLETPTDFQIKPTAKIVWLGSKPTVKEFSKTKRGKTRYSLQLSFHTTTETFSITTEKDKGTWLIEQLESLGVQNESLISFSQLKKNFETSFEDFELFWFSKPINTLRAYGLLVL, from the coding sequence TTGAAAGACCTACTACTTATAACGCCACCATTTACCCAATTAAATACTCCGTATCCTGCAACCATGTATTTAAAAGGGTTTTTAAATACGAAACAAATTAGTTCGTTTCAAATGGATTTGGGCATCGAGGTTATTCTTGAATTGTTTTCTAAAGAAACATTTAAAGAAATTTTTGAAATAGCTTTTGAAAATAAAACCATTATTTCAGAAAATTGCCATCGTATTTTCGCCTTAAAAGATAATTATTTACAACACTTAAACGATGTTATTGCTTTCCTTCAAGGAAAAAAACCAAGCTTTGCCAGACAAATTTTCACTGCTAATTTTTTGCCTCAGGCAAGCCGATTTAACCAGTTAGACGATTTAGAATGGGCTTTTGGCACGATGGGCATGCAGGATAAAGCCAAGCATTTAGCAACTTTATATCTAGAAGATTTATCTGATTTTATAATTGAATGCATCGATCCTAATTTTGGTTTTAGTCGTTATGCCGAGCGTCTGGGACAAAGCGCCAATAGTTTCGACGAACTTTATAATAATTTACTGGAAGAACCCACGTATATTGATAGTATCACTTTAAACATTCTTGAAGAAAAACTACATACTGTAAAACCCAAATTGGTTTGTTTTTCGGTGCCTTTCCCTGGTAATTTATACAGTGCGTTTCGATGTGCAAAACAAATAAAAACAAATCATCCTGACATTAAAATTGCCATGGGTGGCGGATTCCCAAATACCGAATTACGCTCTGTTACAGACAAGAGAGTGTTTGATTTTTTTGATTTTATAACTCTAGATGATGGCGAATTGCCTATTGAATTACTTTACAAACATGTCTGTCACACTGAGCGCAATCAAAATAACTCTACTGAATTTAAACGTACCTTTGTTTTAGAAAATGAAGAAGTTGTTTATAAAAATAACTCTACAAGACCCGATTACAAACAAAATGAAGTTGGCACACCCGATTACTCCGATTTAAAATTAGAGCATTACATTTCGGTTATTGAAATAGCCAACCCCATGCATAGTCTTTGGAGTGATGGCCGATGGAACAAACTCACCATGGCACATGGTTGCTATTGGGGGAAATGTACATTTTGCGATATTTCATTAGATTATATAAAAATTTACGAACCTGTAGCTGCCAAACTTTTGGTAGACCGCATGGAACAGCTTATAGCGCAAACAGGCGAAACGGGGTTTCATTTTGTAGATGAAGCTGCACCACCATCGTTAATGAAAGCGCTGGCTTTAGAAATTATAAAACGCCAATTAACTGTTACTTGGTGGACCAATATTAGGTTTGAAAAAAACTTCACAAAAGATCTTTGTGTGCTATTAAAAGCTTCGGGTTGTATAGCCGTTTCGGGTGGCTTGGAAGTAGCTTCCGATAGATTATTAAAACTTATCGATAAAGGCGTAACCGTCGAGCAAGTCGCCCAGGTTACCAGAAATTTTACTGAAGCCAACATGATGGTTCATGCCTATTTAATGTATGGATACCCTACTCAAACCGTAAAAGAAACCATCGATAGTTTAGAAATGGTGCGTCAACTTTTTGAAATTGGTATTTTACAATCTGGTTTTTGGCATCAGTTTGCTCTAACAGCCCATAGTCCCGTTGGTTTAAATCCAAACGATTATCATATCACGCCCAACTATAAAAACATAACATTTGCAAACAACGATGTTGAGTTCACAGACCAAACAGGTATCGACCATAACCAATTTAGTTTTGGTTTAAAAAAATCGCTTTTTAATTACATGCACGGCATTGGGTTTGAACTACCATTGCAAGAATGGTTCGATTTTAAAATACCTAATACCAGTATTCATCCAGATTATATCTACAATTGTTTAGAAACTCCAACCGATTTCCAAATAAAACCAACAGCTAAAATTGTTTGGTTGGGTTCAAAACCAACGGTTAAAGAATTTTCTAAAACTAAAAGAGGCAAAACGCGATATTCGCTTCAATTATCATTTCATACAACAACCGAAACTTTTAGTATTACTACCGAAAAAGATAAAGGCACTTGGCTTATCGAACAATTAGAAAGCTTGGGTGTTCAAAACGAATCATTAATCTCTTTTTCTCAATTGAAAAAAAATTTCGAAACCAGTTTTGAAGATTTCGAATTATTCTGGTTCTCGAAACCTATAAATACATTACGAGCGTACGGATTGTTAGTGTTATAA
- a CDS encoding YkgJ family cysteine cluster protein → MSIERKVRAVLNLFEQLDLEISEFQNKTHLHCLTGCGNCCTNPSIEASPLEMLPLAFHLFLIGQAESTLAELKTKEKNSLCHLYSSLNVIDNTLGRCNNYKYRGLICRLFGYAATRDKYGKQRLVTCKIIKENQIEGVKNANEAIANGLYVPMFTDYYMQLSQIDFKLGNIITHINQALKLAIEEVLQYYAYRPFPGGLENIA, encoded by the coding sequence ATGTCTATTGAACGCAAAGTAAGGGCTGTTCTGAATTTATTCGAACAACTTGATTTAGAAATTTCAGAATTTCAAAACAAAACACACTTGCATTGTTTAACGGGTTGTGGTAACTGCTGTACCAACCCAAGCATTGAAGCTTCTCCATTAGAAATGCTTCCTTTAGCGTTTCATTTATTTTTAATTGGTCAAGCCGAAAGCACTTTGGCAGAGTTAAAAACCAAAGAAAAAAATTCACTTTGCCATCTTTACAGTTCGTTAAATGTTATCGATAATACTTTAGGACGTTGTAACAACTATAAATACCGTGGGTTAATTTGCAGACTTTTTGGATACGCCGCTACGCGAGATAAGTACGGCAAACAACGTTTGGTTACTTGTAAAATTATTAAAGAAAATCAAATTGAAGGTGTAAAAAACGCCAATGAAGCTATCGCAAACGGACTTTATGTGCCTATGTTCACAGATTACTACATGCAGTTATCGCAAATAGATTTTAAACTAGGCAACATAATTACACATATAAACCAGGCTTTAAAATTAGCAATAGAAGAAGTTTTACAATATTACGCTTACAGGCCTTTTCCGGGTGGCTTAGAAAACATAGCCTAA